A portion of the Bombina bombina isolate aBomBom1 chromosome 11, aBomBom1.pri, whole genome shotgun sequence genome contains these proteins:
- the LOC128642184 gene encoding probable mitochondrial glutathione transporter SLC25A39: MAVEEPCFQPGGITPLQQILASGTGALITSFFVTPLDVVKIRLQAQRKPFSKALSIKSLPWTPTLRHPKWRGFLYCNGLMDHLFVCQHATACSTLYRTPTHFHGTVDAFVKITRHEGLKSLWSGLPPTLVMAIPATIIYFTCYDQLRDFMRYQLGYQGSHIPLIAGALARLGAVTVISPLELIRTKQQSRQLSYIELSACLRSAVSQDGWRSLWKGWGPTVLRDVPFSALYWFNYELLKSRLNESCSALEAPFLTSFTAGAVSGTVAAILTLPFDVVKTQRQIELGDIETGVSRKQRSTTWGAMRRIKAESGTRGLFAGFLPRVIKVAPACAIMISSYEFGKNFFQQQNMEKVQNQ, translated from the coding sequence ATGGCTGTGGAGGAGCCTTGTTTCCAGCCTGGGGGCATTACACCGCTACAGCAGATTCTGGCCTCTGGTACAGGAGCTCTCATTACCTCTTTCTTTGTTACACCACTGGATGTAGTAAAGATAAGACTGCAGGCACAGAGAAAGCCCTTCTCTAAAGCGTTGTCTATAAAGTCTCTACCTTGGACACCTACCCTGCGCCACCCCAAATGGCGTGGCTTTCTGTACTGCAATGGACTGATGGATCACTTGTTTGTGTGCCAACATGCCACTGCTTGCAGCACTTTGTACCGAACCCCCACACACTTCCACGGCACAGTGGATGCATTTGTGAAGATCACACGCCATGAAGGGTTAAAATCTTTATGGAGCGGGCTCCCACCCACACTGGTTATGGCCATACCTGCTACAATTATATACTTCACATGCTACGACCAGCTGCGAGATTTCATGAGATACCAACTTGGATACCAGGGTAGCCACATACCTCTCATTGCTGGAGCACTTGCTCGATTGGGAGCAGTCACAGTTATCAGCCCTCTGGAGTTGATCCGAACTAAACAACAGTCTCGCCAGCTGTCTTACATAGAGCTGAGTGCTTGTCTGCGCTCTGCAGTCTCTCAGGATGGGTGGCGCTCTCTTTGGAAGGGTTGGGGACCAACTGTGTTAAGAGATGTCCCATTTTCTGCTCTGTACTGGTTTAATTACGagttgctgaaaagcagactgaatgaATCCTGTAGTGCCCTAGAGGCGCCATTCCTGACTAGCTTTACTGCAGGAGCAGTTTCTGGAACTGTCGCTGCTATTCTCACTTTGCCTTTTGATGTGGTGAAGACGCAGAGGCAGATAGAACTTGGTGACATAGAGACAGGTGTTTCCAGAAAGCAGAGGTCTACAACCTGGGGAGCCATGCGCAGGATCAAAGCAGAGTCTGGAACCAGGGGATTATTTGCAGGGTTTCTCCCTCGCGTTATTAAGGTGGCCCCAGCCTGTGCTATCATGATTAGCTCTTATGAATTTGGAAAGAACTTCTTCCAACAACAGAACATGGAGAAGGTGCAGAACCAGTGA